In Triticum urartu cultivar G1812 chromosome 6, Tu2.1, whole genome shotgun sequence, the following proteins share a genomic window:
- the LOC125515176 gene encoding uncharacterized protein LOC125515176, with product MECGGVSAVQVQPAAPMDQPGQPAKPPVQPWEYSLRKYLLLLAALVVTVAYAAGFSPPGGVWQTAQDGQPAGDPIIRGTHYRRYLAFFYCNATAFAASLVVIVLILVLAARHDKKGKDSRWVVVPLRLVMVLDLLSLMGAYGAGTCQDKISIVYSAVLVAAVFLYVAILKIMDWWYPDNKSGSDCGGTMSATPNSNSNSGGVMSSPNPDSDAGTIASPVRDSDPNVREGEDRKREALKKLKADERLRKVLMLLATFAVSITYVAGLSTPGGFWDSTGTSYGPGDAILKDRHRPRLTAFLLCNTTAFVTSLVIIMLLIIDGKKLREKTARSLVLYGFIVVALVSLVGAYTAGSCRDTKTTIYVVSLAGGILAMAYILLYAFYTLKSSRSSPTQQTDALQQTDDNISGRKGLDKARSLVLLLATLAATITYTAGLDPPGGVWQDNGHGHMAGDPILITTNIGRYRAFYYCNSVAFVASLLVIVLVQTERLIKHHVLEAAMILDLFGLIGAYAAGSCRDVNSSIYVMALAGAALIYVVIHIVFFTLELDHKDKKDDDQEDELLEKRRKRLLLFVILAATITYQAGLTPPGGFLLQDDTLGHHAGDPILLHNYPVRYHAFFYCNSVSFMLSIALIILLVNPNLYRPAIQSNALSVCTAVGLFCLMGAYAAGSTQHRKTSIYIFVLVAVVLLVAAGLLLVFLLKRKLSNAVVAPPREQNEEERKKEVEEKNEDEEEAKKHARRKYLMLLGILVASVAYQAGLEPPGGAWQNNDNGYEAGNPVMNDNRRPRYLTFFYSNSISFVASIVVIIMLLPQWLPKKKEGEWEKWSLRVMNWMIRLDLFALLVAYAAGSNRGLKTSLYVVALIFAVLGYFAIHTVLACTVCRRERRQSSSVV from the exons ATGGAGTGTGGTGGCGTCTCCGCCGTGCAGGTGCAGCCGGCAGCGCCCATGGATCAGCCCGGCCAGCCGGCAAAGCCGCCGGTGCAGCCATGGGAGTACAGCCTGCGGAAGTACCTCCTGCTGCTGGCCGCTCTGGTGGTCACCGTCGCCTACGCCGCGGGATTCAGCCCGCCGGGAGGCGTCTGGCAGACCGCCCAAGACGGCCAGCCcgccggcgaccccatcatccgcggAACCCACTACCGCCGCTACCTCGCCTTTTTCTACTGCAACGCCACCGCCTTCGCCGCGTCCCTCGTGGTCATCGTCCTCATCCTCGTCCTTGCTGCCCGCCACGACAAGAAGGGGAAGGACAGCCGCTGGGTCGTCGTGCCCCTGCGGCTGGTCATGGTGCTGGACCTGCTCAGCCTCATGGGCGCGTACGGCGCCGGCACCTGCCAGGACAAGATCTCCATCGTCTACTCCGCGGTGCTGGTGGCCGCCGTCTTCCTCTACGTCGCCATTCTCAAGATAATGGACTGGTGGTACCCAGACAACAAATCCGGCTCCGACTGCGGCGGCACAATGTCCGCCACCCCCAACAGCAACTCCAACTCCGGCGGCGTGATGTCCAGTCCTAATCCTGACTCTGACGCCGGCACGATTGCCTCCCCCGTCCGTGACTCTGACCCGAATGTCAGAGAAGGAGAGGACCGCAAACGCGAGGCCCTGAAGAAGCTGAAAGCCGACGAACGGCTCCGCAAGGTCCTGATGCTCCTGGCGACGTTTGCGGTGAGCATCACGTACGTCGCCGGGCTGAGCACACCGGGCGGCTTCTGGGACAGCACCGGGACCAGCTACGGCCCGGGCGATGCAATCCTCAAGGACCGCCACCGCCCGCGCCTGACGGCGTTCCTGCTCTGCAACACCACGGCGTTCGTGACGTCCCTGGTCATCATCATGCTGCTCATCATCGACGGCAAGAAGCTCCGCGAGAAGACCGCTCGGTCGCTCGTGCTCTATGGGTTCATCGTCGTCGCGCTAGTCAGCCTTGTCGGCGCTTACACCGCTGGCAGCTGCAGGGATACCAAAACCACCATCTACGTGGTCTCCCTGGCCGGCGGCATTCTGGCAATGGCATACATCCTACTCTATGCTTTCTACACTTTAAAGTCTTCTCGTTCCAGTCCAACGCAACAAACGGATGCACTTCAGCAGACTGATGATAATATCAG TGGTAGAAAGGGTCTGGACAAGGCTCGCTCTCTTGTTCTACTGCTCGCCACTCTTGCCGCCACCATCACCTACACAGCAGGGTTGGACCCACCAGGTGGCGTTTGGCAGGACAACGGCCACGGGCATATGGCCGGCGACCCGATTCTAATCACAACCAACATTGGGAGGTACAGGGCCTTCTACTACTGCAACTCGGTTGCGTTCGTGGCCTCCTTGCTGGTCATCGTCCTTGTCCAGACAGAGAGGCTGATCAAGCACCACGTGCTGGAGGCAGCCATGATACTCGACCTGTTTGGCCTCATCGGCGCATATGCCGCCGGGAGCTGTCGGGACGTGAATTCCTCCATTTATGTCATGGCTTTGGCAGGCGCTGCCCTGATCTATGTGGTGATCCATATTGTCTTCTTCACGCTGGAGCTGGACCACAAGGACAAGAAAGACGACGATCAAGAAGATGAGTTGCTGGAGAAGAGGCGCAAACGGTTGCTCCTGTTCGTGATCTTGGCTGCAACCATCACCTATCAAGCCGGCCTCACCCCTCCTGGCGGGTTTCTTCTCCAGGACGACACGCTCGGGCACCACGCCGGTGACCCGATCCTCTTGCACAACTACCCAGTCCGCTACCATGCCTTCTTCTACTGCAACTCAGTGAGCTTCATGCTGTCCATCGCCCTCATCATCCTCCTGGTGAACCCGAATCTGTACAGGCCAGCCATACAAAGCAATGCACTATCCGTTTGCACGGCCGTGGGCTTGTTTTGTTTGATGGGGGCCTACGCCGCCGGAAGCACGCAACACCGCAAGACATCCATCTACATCTTCGTGTTGGTGGCTGTGGTCCTGCTCGTTGCAGCCGGACTGCTGCTGGTATTTTTGCTGAAGAGAAAGCTCAGCAATGCGGTAGTTGCGCCACCCAGAGAACAGAACGAAGAAGAAAGGAAGAAGGAGGTAGAAGAAAAGaatgaggatgaagaagaagcgAAGAAGCATGCGAGGCGCAAGTACCTGATGCTGCTAGGCATCTTGGTGGCGAGCGTAGCCTACCAGGCCGGCCTGGAACCGCCCGGCGGGGCGTGGCAGAACAACGACAACGGGTACGAGGCGGGCAACCCGGTGATGAACGACAACAGGAGGCCCCGGTATCTCACCTTCTTCTACAGCAACTCCATTTCCTTTGTGGCTTCCATCGTTGTCATCATCATGTTGCTACCGCAATGGCTGCCAAAGAAGAAAGAAGGAGAATGGGAGAAATGGTCGCTGAGGGTGATGAACTGGATGATCCGACTGGATCTGTTTGCTCTCCTAGTGGCCTATGCAGCCGGCTCCAACAGGGGGTTGAAGACATCCCTTTATGTCGTCGCACTCATCTTTGCTGTGCTGGGCTACTTTGCAATCCATACGGTGCTGGCATGTACTGTTTGTCGCCGCGAGAGGCGCCAAAGCAGCTCTGTAGTGTAG